The DNA sequence GGCGGTGAGGACATACCGTCCCACCCCCGGCCACGAGAAAATGGTCTCCGTCAAGATAGAGCCAGTCAGGTAGCTGCCGAAATCGAGGCCGATGACGGTGATGACCGGGAGCAGCGCGTTCCGGAGCCCGTGGCGGAGTACGACGCGCGACTCTCCCAGGCCGATGGCCCGCGCCGAACGGATGTAGTCCGCCTGCAGCACCTCCTGCATGGCGGCGCGCGTCATGCGCGCGATGACCGCCACCGACCGCATGCCCAGCGTGAGGGCGGGGAGGACCAGGAACGCGAGGCCGCCGGACCCCGAGGGCGGGAGCCAGTGGAGTTGCACCGCAAAGATCAGGATCAGGAGCAGGCCGACCCAGTACACCGGGAAGGAGACGCCGAGGTAGGCGCCGAGGGTCATGATCCGGTCGAACCAGCTGCCGGGGCGCCAGGCACCGAAGATCCCGACGATCAGGCCGGTGGTCACGGCAAAGAGCATGGCGGCGAGGGCGAGGCGCAGGGTGTACGGGAAGCGGTGCAGCAGTTCGCCGAGAATCGGCCGGCCGGTGATGTAACTCTTGCCGAGGTCGCCCTTGAGGATGCCGGCAGTGTAGAGGACGAACCGCTTCGGCAGCGGCTCGTCGAGGTGCAGCTCGGCGCGGAGGCGCACCATCGTGGCGGAATCGGCGCGTTCCCCCACCATCGCCTGCACCGGGTCGCCCGGGGCCACGTGGAGGAGGAGGAAAGCCACCACCAGCACGCCGAAGAGCGTCGGCAGCACGACGAGCAGGCGCCAGACCAGGAACCGGGTCACTGGACGCGCTCCACGTTCCGCCAGCGCTGCCCATTGAAGATCGCCGGAATTTCCCAGCCGGTCACGTCGGCGCGCTCGGCCCAGAGGTCAACCGGGAACCAGAGAAAGATCCAGGGCGCGGCCTCGAAGATCCGCTGGTCGATGGCTCGGCTGAGGCTGTCCTTCAGCTCCAGGTCGGGAGTGCTTCGCGCCAGCATGATCATCCGGTCGGTCGTCGGGTCGGCGTAGAATGCCCGGTTGCCGCCGCTGCCGGCGTTCTTCGAATAAAACGTCGGGTAGTTGAAGCTTTCCGGGTCGGGGTAGTCGGCGTACCAGTCGGTGAGGAAGAGGTCGGCCTCGCCCTTGGACGAGGCGGCGCGGGCGCTCGACGCGTCACGTTCGACGATCTCGATCGTCACTCCCGCCAGGGCCAGACTCTGCTGGATGGCCTGCGCGATGCGCGCGAGCTCGGAGCGCTGCGTGCGCCAGAGCTTCAGGGTAATGCCGTCGGGGTAGCCCGCGTCGGCGAGGAGTGCGCGCGCCGCGGCGGGGTCGTAGGCATAGGGGGGGCGGGTGCTGTCGTAGCCTTCGAGCCCCGGCGGAATCGCCCCGGCGGCCCGGACCCCGCGCCCCGCCATGATGGTCCGGAGCATGGTGCCGGCGTCCACGCCCAGGTTCAGCGCCCGCCGCACCCGGACATCCTGCAGGGGGCCGCGCTGGGTGTTGATGGCCACGTACAGCGCCCGCAGGGCCGGGCGCCGCTGCAGCTCCGCGCTGTGTTCCCGTTCCCATCGTGCCGTCTCGCTGAAGGGCACCTCCACCACCGCCAGCTGCCCGAACTCGAACTCCGCCGCCTGCGTAAGCGGCTCAGGGATGATGCGGACCCGGAGCGTGTCGGAGCGGGGCCGCCCTCCCCAATACTCCTCGTTGGCGGAGAGGAGCAGGGCGTCGTCGTGCGACCACTCGACAAAGCGCCACGGCCCGCTCCCGACGGGGCGCTCGCTGAAGTCGGGCCCGATCGATTCCGGCACGATGGCGGAGGCGGGCATGGCCAGCAGCTTCGGGAAGACGTTCAGCGGTTCCTCGAGGGTGATCACGAGGGTGGAATCGTCCGGGACCGCGATCCCCTCGATGTCGGCGGTGGCGCCGGCCGCGAAGGCCGCCGCGCCCTTGATCGGCGTGAGGGTCCAGGTGCGGGCGCCCTTGGACGCCAGGGAGAGCACGCGCCGGAACGAGGCCCGGACCGTCTGCGCGGAGATCGGCGTCCCGTCGTGAAAGACCGCGTCCGTCCGCAGGTGGAAGGTGTACACCGCGCCGCTGGAGTCCGCCTCCCAGCGGGCCGCAATACCGGGGACCAGCCGCCCGGCGGCGTTAAACTGGGTCACGTTGTCGAAGAGCATCGCGATCATTTCGCCGCTTGGCACATCGGTCGAAAAGGCGGGGTCCAGCGACCGGGGGTCGGCGGTGAAATAGTAGGTAATCGAACGGGGTCCCCCCTCACCGCCACAGGCGGTCAGGACCAGCACGGCGGCGAGCAGCAAGCGCGTCATTGGCAGGTGGCCAGGCCGGGTTGGAGACGGGTGGTCCGCGCACCGGAAGGA is a window from the Gemmatimonadales bacterium genome containing:
- a CDS encoding ABC transporter permease; amino-acid sequence: MTRFLVWRLLVVLPTLFGVLVVAFLLLHVAPGDPVQAMVGERADSATMVRLRAELHLDEPLPKRFVLYTAGILKGDLGKSYITGRPILGELLHRFPYTLRLALAAMLFAVTTGLIVGIFGAWRPGSWFDRIMTLGAYLGVSFPVYWVGLLLILIFAVQLHWLPPSGSGGLAFLVLPALTLGMRSVAVIARMTRAAMQEVLQADYIRSARAIGLGESRVVLRHGLRNALLPVITVIGLDFGSYLTGSILTETIFSWPGVGRYVLTAISKRDLPAVQGSILFLSVVFVLVNLITDLVYAKADPRISYD
- a CDS encoding ABC transporter substrate-binding protein translates to MTRLLLAAVLVLTACGGEGGPRSITYYFTADPRSLDPAFSTDVPSGEMIAMLFDNVTQFNAAGRLVPGIAARWEADSSGAVYTFHLRTDAVFHDGTPISAQTVRASFRRVLSLASKGARTWTLTPIKGAAAFAAGATADIEGIAVPDDSTLVITLEEPLNVFPKLLAMPASAIVPESIGPDFSERPVGSGPWRFVEWSHDDALLLSANEEYWGGRPRSDTLRVRIIPEPLTQAAEFEFGQLAVVEVPFSETARWEREHSAELQRRPALRALYVAINTQRGPLQDVRVRRALNLGVDAGTMLRTIMAGRGVRAAGAIPPGLEGYDSTRPPYAYDPAAARALLADAGYPDGITLKLWRTQRSELARIAQAIQQSLALAGVTIEIVERDASSARAASSKGEADLFLTDWYADYPDPESFNYPTFYSKNAGSGGNRAFYADPTTDRMIMLARSTPDLELKDSLSRAIDQRIFEAAPWIFLWFPVDLWAERADVTGWEIPAIFNGQRWRNVERVQ